The Dehalococcoidia bacterium genome has a window encoding:
- a CDS encoding MFS transporter, translated as MPEKEMGETGAAPGRRRIDRKWLILSAVMLGGFMAPLDGSIVNTVLPDITQYFKSDISIAQWVPTIYLLTISCLILLYGRLGDMIGYRRVYLFGLVAFTMASALCGTSQNIWMLIGLRAVQGLAAGMVMAVSTAIVTAAFPPKERGKAIGIYVISIAVALSLGPTIGGLIAEYASWRYVFFINVPIGIAAFVWSVRIIPRADTHPGQRLDVAGAVTAFVFLAALLLYANRGADWGWGSPAPVALLLTAFVFAGAFLFIEKRSEQPMLNLALFKSQRFSFASISALFNYMALFTVIFLTPFYLAFALHYSILKVGWVMVGTPLATLCFGPASGILSDRFGTRIFAVSGMCVSALGLYLLSGLKESTDALDVFWRLAVVGAGMGLFQSPNNSAIMGSVTPQYLGVASGVIAAMRNVGMVLGIAVAGAVLYGFAPVVASNTAHSLSPGDIHEFLNGLHWAYITGAGFAAMSALTALLAVDRQIQT; from the coding sequence TTGCCGGAGAAGGAAATGGGTGAAACTGGGGCAGCACCGGGACGAAGACGAATTGACAGGAAATGGCTGATCCTCTCAGCGGTGATGCTGGGCGGATTCATGGCGCCCCTTGATGGTAGTATTGTAAACACCGTCTTGCCTGATATCACGCAGTATTTCAAGAGTGATATTTCAATCGCTCAGTGGGTGCCGACGATTTACCTCCTGACTATCAGCTGCCTCATCCTGCTCTATGGTCGACTGGGAGACATGATCGGCTATCGGCGGGTTTATCTCTTTGGACTGGTTGCTTTCACGATGGCTTCTGCGTTGTGTGGGACTTCCCAGAATATCTGGATGCTCATTGGATTAAGAGCTGTGCAGGGGCTTGCCGCCGGTATGGTGATGGCTGTGAGTACTGCCATCGTTACTGCAGCCTTTCCTCCCAAGGAGCGTGGCAAAGCCATCGGTATCTATGTCATCAGCATTGCTGTGGCTTTGAGCCTCGGGCCTACTATTGGCGGGTTGATTGCCGAGTATGCGAGCTGGCGTTATGTCTTTTTCATCAATGTGCCCATCGGTATTGCTGCTTTCGTTTGGAGTGTTCGCATCATACCTCGCGCCGATACCCATCCCGGGCAACGTCTTGATGTGGCCGGAGCGGTAACCGCCTTTGTTTTCCTCGCGGCATTGCTTCTTTATGCCAATAGAGGGGCGGATTGGGGGTGGGGGTCTCCTGCGCCAGTTGCACTTTTGCTGACGGCATTCGTTTTTGCGGGGGCGTTTCTTTTCATAGAGAAGAGGTCAGAGCAGCCGATGCTCAACCTGGCGCTGTTCAAGAGTCAGCGCTTCAGCTTTGCCAGCATCAGTGCGCTGTTCAATTACATGGCTTTGTTTACGGTAATCTTTCTGACCCCGTTCTATTTAGCCTTCGCACTGCATTACAGCATATTGAAGGTGGGATGGGTAATGGTTGGAACCCCCTTAGCCACTCTATGCTTCGGCCCGGCGAGCGGCATCCTTTCAGATCGCTTTGGTACCAGGATTTTCGCGGTGAGTGGGATGTGTGTCAGTGCGCTGGGTTTGTATTTGCTCAGCGGTTTGAAGGAATCGACGGATGCCCTTGATGTCTTTTGGCGGCTGGCAGTGGTCGGTGCGGGAATGGGCCTCTTCCAGAGTCCAAACAATAGCGCCATCATGGGGAGCGTCACTCCCCAATACCTGGGGGTTGCTTCAGGGGTGATTGCAGCCATGCGCAACGTCGGCATGGTGCTTGGCATAGCTGTCGCCGGCGCTGTGCTTTATGGTTTTGCCCCTGTTGTAGCGTCAAACACAGCACATTCCTTGAGCCCCGGCGACATTCACGAGTTTCTTAATGGGTTGCACTGGGCCTACATCACGGGGGCGGGTTTTGCTGCCATGTCTGCGCTAACTGCTCTTTTAGCGGTGGATCGTCAGATCCAGACTTAG
- the tmk gene encoding dTMP kinase translates to MGIFVTFEGVEGGGKSTQARALYRRLSRSGRPVSLVKEPGGTAVGDVVRKLLKHRLEIELNPLTELFLFAVARAQLVAEVIRPALDQNRIVLCDRYTESTLAYQGYGRGLDLETIQSINSIATGGLRPDIIFLLDLDVKDGLQRKGAAITKDRFEQEEIPFHRRVRQGYVTMANADPDRWRVLDAAQPKSKTGKLIGQELDKLLLQKGIP, encoded by the coding sequence ATGGGCATATTTGTAACATTCGAGGGTGTTGAAGGAGGCGGGAAGAGCACGCAGGCACGAGCACTGTATCGGCGGCTTTCCCGATCAGGACGCCCCGTGAGCCTGGTCAAAGAGCCGGGGGGAACTGCTGTAGGAGACGTGGTCAGAAAACTTCTGAAACACCGACTGGAGATAGAGCTGAATCCCTTGACCGAACTCTTTCTGTTCGCCGTTGCCCGTGCTCAGTTGGTGGCCGAGGTCATTCGCCCTGCGCTGGATCAAAACAGAATCGTTCTCTGTGATCGCTACACCGAATCAACCTTAGCCTATCAAGGTTACGGACGGGGATTGGATTTGGAGACGATCCAATCCATTAACTCGATCGCCACGGGAGGGCTTCGCCCGGATATCATTTTCCTGCTTGATCTGGATGTTAAAGACGGACTTCAGCGGAAAGGCGCCGCGATTACAAAGGATCGCTTCGAGCAGGAGGAAATCCCTTTTCACCGTCGGGTCAGGCAGGGTTACGTCACTATGGCCAATGCCGATCCCGATCGCTGGCGGGTACTCGATGCCGCTCAACCCAAAAGCAAAACCGGCAAACTGATCGGGCAAGAGTTGGATAAACTCCTCTTGCAGAAGGGCATTCCTTGA
- the rpsU gene encoding 30S ribosomal protein S21, giving the protein MTDVKIEGNESLESAIKRFNRKVQQAGILSEYRRREHFEKPSIARKRKRATKKRKSSRSSKGAYFGR; this is encoded by the coding sequence TTGACTGACGTAAAGATAGAGGGAAACGAGTCACTGGAAAGCGCCATCAAGCGATTCAACAGAAAAGTGCAACAAGCGGGCATCCTCTCTGAATACCGAAGGCGCGAGCACTTCGAGAAGCCATCGATAGCGCGGAAGAGGAAGAGAGCCACCAAGAAACGCAAGAGCAGCAGAAGTTCGAAGGGCGCTTACTTCGGCAGATAA
- a CDS encoding GatB/YqeY domain-containing protein → MTLQDKLTADMQQAMKSGDKVRLSVLRMVKAAIKNAEIEKMVARGSMDDAGVIDVLSRQAKQRRESVTEFKKANRQEMAASEEAELAIIMGYLPQQMSADEIVTIVRQVIEETGAQGPRDKGKVMSKLMPQLKGKADGQVINEMVSRLLGGP, encoded by the coding sequence GTGACGCTGCAAGATAAGCTGACGGCCGATATGCAACAGGCCATGAAGTCGGGCGATAAGGTGCGGTTGTCAGTGTTGCGTATGGTCAAGGCGGCGATCAAGAACGCTGAGATCGAAAAGATGGTTGCCAGAGGCAGCATGGATGATGCTGGGGTGATAGATGTGCTATCGCGCCAGGCAAAGCAGCGCCGAGAGAGCGTCACTGAATTCAAGAAGGCCAATCGCCAGGAGATGGCGGCCAGCGAAGAAGCCGAATTGGCGATTATCATGGGATACCTTCCCCAGCAGATGTCTGCGGATGAAATAGTGACGATTGTCCGTCAGGTGATCGAAGAGACGGGTGCCCAGGGTCCGAGAGATAAGGGAAAGGTCATGTCCAAGCTTATGCCCCAACTCAAGGGCAAGGCTGATGGACAAGTGATCAATGAGATGGTGTCCCGGCTTTTGGGTGGCCCTTAA
- the purQ gene encoding phosphoribosylformylglycinamidine synthase subunit PurQ — MKFGVIVFPGTWSDMDFHHVLGKVMGQEVDYVWHKDTDLSRFDCVILPGGFSYGDYLRVGAIARFSPVISAVERFAANGGLVFGSCNGFQILCEAGLLPGVLLRSIHLQFRCQWAHLRVENTSSPFAADSQKGQVLRVPISHYDGCYYADEATIAQLEANGQVVLRYSTSSGDITEASNPNGSLHNIAGITNKEGNVLGMMPHPERCCEEILGGVDGRIFFDSILSTRA, encoded by the coding sequence GTGAAATTTGGAGTCATCGTCTTCCCCGGAACGTGGAGCGATATGGATTTCCATCATGTGTTGGGGAAAGTCATGGGACAAGAAGTTGACTACGTATGGCACAAGGATACTGATCTCTCCAGGTTCGATTGTGTGATCCTCCCCGGCGGCTTCTCCTACGGAGATTATCTGCGAGTAGGAGCCATTGCCCGTTTCTCGCCGGTAATCAGCGCGGTGGAACGCTTTGCCGCCAATGGCGGACTTGTCTTTGGCAGCTGCAATGGATTTCAGATACTCTGTGAGGCAGGGCTACTTCCTGGTGTCCTGCTGAGAAGCATCCATCTGCAATTCAGATGTCAATGGGCTCACCTGAGAGTGGAAAACACCTCTTCTCCCTTTGCTGCCGATTCCCAAAAGGGGCAGGTCCTGCGTGTTCCTATCTCCCACTACGATGGATGTTACTATGCCGATGAGGCGACCATCGCTCAGCTTGAAGCCAATGGTCAAGTGGTGTTGCGATACTCAACGTCATCCGGCGATATCACCGAAGCCTCCAACCCCAACGGCTCACTGCACAACATCGCCGGAATCACCAACAAAGAGGGAAATGTGCTGGGGATGATGCCCCACCCCGAACGGTGTTGCGAAGAGATCCTTGGTGGAGTGGACGGCCGCATCTTCTTCGATTCCATCCTTTCCACCCGGGCTTAA
- a CDS encoding tetrahydrofolate dehydrogenase/cyclohydrolase catalytic domain-containing protein, translating to MKTVFRFPSTERTADTTAKIISGTEIAREIRAELKQRVIKLKELGTTPGLVMIRVGDDPASVSYVTGKEQAAKELGIWSETYVLPETASEEDLLAKVREMNKAKHVDGILVQTPIPKHIDSDKVLNLMDPAKDVDGFHPVNVGKMLIGNPDFMPCTPHGVVELLMRSGNPPEGKHVVICGRSNLVGKPLTAMLVQKNKRANATVTVVHTGTRDMAKYTLQADILVAAMGSPEIIKADMVKEGAVVIDVGVNRIGMKPSKKEPGKMVADLRGDVDFEAVKEKASAITPVPGGVGPMTITMLMMNTVVAAERRAARPK from the coding sequence ATGAAGACAGTTTTTCGTTTTCCCTCGACTGAAAGGACGGCAGATACGACAGCAAAGATCATATCCGGGACCGAGATCGCCAGGGAGATTCGGGCCGAACTGAAGCAGCGAGTGATCAAGCTCAAGGAGTTGGGGACAACTCCGGGGCTGGTGATGATCCGCGTCGGGGATGACCCGGCTTCTGTTTCCTATGTCACCGGAAAAGAGCAGGCTGCCAAAGAGCTCGGGATATGGTCGGAAACGTATGTCCTTCCCGAGACGGCTTCCGAAGAGGACCTCCTAGCCAAAGTTCGTGAGATGAACAAAGCCAAGCACGTTGACGGTATCCTGGTTCAGACTCCCATCCCCAAGCACATCGATTCGGACAAGGTGCTCAACCTCATGGACCCGGCAAAAGACGTCGATGGGTTTCATCCTGTAAATGTGGGTAAGATGCTCATCGGCAATCCTGATTTTATGCCCTGTACCCCTCATGGTGTAGTAGAGCTGCTGATGCGCAGCGGCAATCCGCCCGAAGGGAAGCATGTAGTGATCTGCGGGCGGAGCAACCTGGTCGGCAAACCCCTTACAGCCATGCTGGTGCAGAAGAACAAGCGTGCCAATGCCACAGTCACGGTTGTCCATACCGGAACAAGGGACATGGCCAAATATACGCTTCAGGCGGATATTCTGGTGGCTGCCATGGGCTCTCCCGAGATCATCAAGGCGGACATGGTCAAGGAAGGCGCAGTAGTGATCGATGTGGGCGTCAACCGCATTGGGATGAAACCGAGCAAGAAAGAGCCCGGCAAAATGGTGGCCGATCTTAGAGGCGATGTGGATTTCGAGGCCGTTAAGGAAAAGGCAAGCGCCATAACCCCTGTTCCCGGCGGCGTTGGACCGATGACCATCACCATGCTCATGATGAATACGGTCGTAGCTGCCGAGCGGCGCGCAGCTCGCCCAAAATAA
- a CDS encoding formate--tetrahydrofolate ligase, with product MAYDPTLMQDWQISQAAEEHMLTPEQWVERLGLQKEEMLPMGRLGKLDFLRIIDRLKNKPDGKYIEVTAITPTPMGEGKSTATIGLIEGLAKRGKHSGGAVRQPSGGPTMNVKGTAAGGGNALLIPMTEFSLGLTGDINEIMNAHNLGMVALTARMQHERNYTDEQLQRLSGMRRLDIDPTRVEMGWVIDFCAQNLRNIVTGLGGRMDGYTMESKFGIAASSECMAILAIAKDLADLKKRLNEITVAFDRSGNPVTTGDLEVGNAMTAWMRNTINPTLMSTVEYQPCMVHAGPFANIAIGQSSIIADRLGLKLWDYHVTESGFAADIGFEKFWNVKCRLSGLKPHVSILTTTIRALKMHGGGPRVIPGVKLPDEYAHENLKLVDKGCENMIHHIQTIRKSGMNPVVCINVFQTDTPAEIDLVQRIAREAGARCAASRHWLRGGEGALDLADAVIDACNEKVDFKFLYPLEMKLRDRVDLIAREVYGADGVFWKSQAEAKAKMLESDPRYADYATMMVKTHLSLTHDPNLKGVPKGWTLPIRDVLIYSGARFLCPMAGTISLMPGTGSNPAFRRVDVDVHTGKVSGLF from the coding sequence ATGGCTTACGATCCAACCCTGATGCAAGACTGGCAGATATCGCAAGCGGCCGAGGAGCACATGCTCACTCCGGAGCAGTGGGTTGAGCGATTGGGCCTTCAAAAAGAAGAAATGCTTCCCATGGGCCGACTGGGAAAGCTCGATTTCCTGAGAATCATCGATCGCCTGAAGAATAAGCCTGATGGGAAGTACATCGAGGTAACGGCCATCACGCCAACGCCCATGGGAGAAGGCAAGAGCACTGCTACCATCGGTCTAATCGAGGGCCTTGCCAAACGGGGCAAGCATTCCGGTGGCGCCGTCCGACAACCCTCCGGCGGTCCAACCATGAACGTCAAGGGGACTGCAGCAGGCGGTGGAAATGCATTACTCATCCCTATGACCGAGTTCTCTCTCGGCCTCACAGGAGACATCAATGAGATTATGAACGCTCATAATCTGGGGATGGTAGCGCTCACCGCCCGCATGCAACATGAGCGCAACTACACCGATGAGCAATTGCAGAGGCTTAGCGGCATGCGCCGCCTGGATATCGATCCCACCCGCGTGGAGATGGGCTGGGTGATCGATTTCTGCGCCCAAAATCTGCGCAATATTGTCACGGGTTTGGGTGGCCGCATGGACGGCTACACCATGGAGTCGAAGTTCGGAATCGCCGCCAGTTCCGAATGTATGGCCATCCTGGCCATTGCCAAAGACCTCGCCGATCTCAAGAAGCGCCTGAACGAAATCACTGTGGCGTTCGACAGAAGCGGAAATCCGGTAACCACAGGTGACCTGGAAGTTGGCAATGCGATGACGGCATGGATGCGCAATACCATCAACCCGACCCTGATGTCCACTGTGGAGTACCAGCCCTGCATGGTCCATGCCGGTCCGTTCGCCAATATCGCCATCGGCCAGTCATCCATCATCGCCGACCGTCTTGGACTCAAGCTGTGGGATTATCACGTCACCGAAAGCGGCTTTGCGGCGGATATCGGCTTTGAAAAATTCTGGAACGTCAAATGCCGCTTGAGCGGACTGAAGCCGCATGTATCCATTCTGACCACCACTATCCGGGCGCTTAAGATGCACGGTGGCGGGCCCAGGGTCATTCCCGGTGTCAAGCTGCCTGACGAGTACGCACATGAAAATCTGAAGCTGGTGGATAAGGGATGCGAGAACATGATCCACCATATCCAGACAATCCGTAAGTCCGGGATGAATCCGGTGGTCTGCATTAATGTTTTTCAGACCGATACCCCGGCCGAAATCGATCTGGTCCAGCGGATCGCCCGGGAGGCAGGCGCTCGCTGTGCCGCCTCCAGACACTGGCTGAGGGGCGGTGAGGGAGCTCTCGATCTGGCGGATGCGGTGATCGATGCCTGTAACGAAAAGGTCGATTTCAAATTCCTCTATCCATTAGAGATGAAGCTGCGGGATCGCGTCGATCTGATCGCCCGGGAAGTCTACGGCGCCGATGGCGTTTTCTGGAAGTCTCAGGCTGAGGCCAAAGCAAAGATGCTGGAAAGCGATCCCCGATATGCCGATTATGCCACCATGATGGTGAAGACCCATCTCAGCCTAACCCATGACCCGAACCTGAAAGGAGTCCCCAAAGGCTGGACACTGCCCATCCGTGATGTGTTGATCTATTCCGGCGCCAGATTCCTCTGCCCCATGGCCGGCACCATCAGCCTGATGCCCGGAACCGGCTCCAATCCGGCCTTCCGCAGAGTCGACGTTGATGTGCATACCGGGAAGGTCAGCGGTCTGTTTTAG
- a CDS encoding DUF2130 domain-containing protein, which translates to MADEIVKCPNCGFNIPISEVLTHQIRDRLKSELESGVRKREASLLEREKQLSQAQKTVEEQVAAKLKTEISRVHIQEARKIEDRVKVELDDLKCQVAEKEKRIAEHREAELELRKKARELEERKQAFELEMTRKMDTERDQVKQEALSKFTEEHRLKDAEKEKLIRDLKQALEDAQRRAAQGSMQTQGEVQELDLENILKTAFPFDDIQPVPKGIRGADVVQNVFDSHHKPCGIILWEAKHTKHWSDAWLQKLKDDQREIGANISVLVTEAMPKEVEGFSLMDGVWVTRFNLSIGLATALRANLVDLAFARTAEVGKNEKMEALYQYLSGPEFSQKIRAIGETFDMMQQQLSKEKRAMEKIWKEREKHIQRIAINTARMYGDMRGIIGASLPEVAVLELGPIEPRRLESGLEDEP; encoded by the coding sequence ATGGCTGATGAAATCGTCAAATGCCCCAACTGTGGATTCAATATCCCCATATCGGAGGTCCTGACACATCAGATTCGGGATCGTCTCAAATCCGAGCTTGAAAGCGGTGTCCGCAAAAGGGAAGCTTCTCTTCTGGAACGTGAGAAGCAGTTGAGCCAGGCCCAGAAAACGGTGGAGGAGCAGGTTGCCGCCAAACTCAAGACAGAGATCAGTAGGGTGCACATCCAGGAGGCTAGAAAGATTGAGGATCGAGTCAAGGTTGAACTTGATGACCTCAAGTGTCAGGTTGCCGAGAAAGAGAAACGGATCGCCGAACACCGCGAAGCTGAGCTTGAGCTGAGGAAAAAGGCCAGAGAGCTCGAAGAACGAAAACAGGCTTTTGAGCTGGAAATGACTCGAAAGATGGACACCGAAAGAGACCAGGTGAAACAGGAGGCTCTGAGCAAATTCACCGAGGAACATCGCCTGAAGGATGCGGAAAAAGAGAAGCTGATCCGTGATTTGAAGCAAGCCCTGGAAGATGCCCAGCGGAGAGCGGCCCAGGGTTCCATGCAAACACAGGGAGAAGTACAGGAACTGGACTTGGAGAACATCCTCAAAACTGCTTTCCCTTTTGACGATATCCAGCCCGTTCCCAAGGGAATCAGAGGCGCCGACGTGGTGCAAAACGTCTTCGATTCCCATCACAAACCGTGCGGGATCATTCTCTGGGAGGCAAAGCACACCAAACACTGGAGCGATGCCTGGTTGCAGAAATTGAAGGACGACCAGCGAGAGATCGGCGCCAATATTTCGGTCCTGGTCACCGAAGCAATGCCTAAAGAGGTGGAGGGTTTTAGTCTCATGGATGGCGTCTGGGTGACGCGATTCAATCTGTCCATCGGGTTGGCCACTGCCCTCAGGGCGAATCTGGTAGACCTCGCCTTTGCCCGGACCGCCGAGGTGGGCAAAAATGAGAAGATGGAAGCCCTTTATCAGTACCTCTCCGGACCGGAGTTCAGCCAGAAGATCCGGGCCATCGGGGAAACCTTTGACATGATGCAGCAGCAGCTGAGCAAAGAAAAACGGGCCATGGAGAAAATTTGGAAAGAGCGGGAGAAGCACATTCAAAGAATCGCCATCAATACCGCCCGAATGTACGGCGATATGCGCGGCATCATCGGGGCATCCCTGCCGGAGGTGGCCGTTCTGGAGCTCGGGCCAATTGAACCGAGGCGATTGGAATCCGGCCTTGAAGACGAACCGTAG
- a CDS encoding PD-(D/E)XK nuclease family protein, protein MTLERHFLNWDAPLTQKARSFFLPSQPNGPVDMGKDLIIVPTRQAGRRLREALAHGCAEHNTVLLPPLVETPGDFLRRTKAQPNIANKTEVSAIWAHLLMNADLKHLCGLFPARIPEQRLSWALHTGRMIQRLRDALADGGYRIADVHREFDSVLEEPQRWQDLAELETAYFARLSQVGKRDPIELMIEQTSKPELPARIERIIIAAVPDPTPLLIRALENLAKRISIVILIHAPESLADWFDQWGRPIPEKWRDSRIVIPDPQANIILAGSPPSQSQKALHLMAAEKDRFGPADIAIGVPDPSITPHLWAELEDRGLLPFDPAGKPATEHPLFHLLDSFHTLATEGSYQSFSAFLRHADVLERIGLSPHLLLEELDRFQNEHLPSGWKDIADRFSTKTCPPQFDNLEKAVAFTQRLIDDFERIGLDSAVRSLLQMVYEIRTVDPAKPEDGEFIEVAKLIDATLREFESETVSILGLGKRETLALLIQRLGEQRYSLMRKGAVIDLEGWLELPWNDAPFLIVTGMNEEMVPASRLGDIFLPDSLRIQLNLPDDSMRLATDIYILQELIESRKAAGRVSLLAGKTSSAGDPLKPSRLLFYCDDTELPHRAERLFGDAEERRDNHPPTISFRLMVGAGSKPAPTKMSVTQFKDYMACPFRFYMKHILGMEALDDQKTELDAMDFGSLVHHALKQMAQNQRMRRCENASELAGFLSTEAEKWAEERFGKSPPLQIEIQLLAAIQRLSAAARVQAELVGEGWEIHKSEWRVETSLKGMQVSGRIDRVDRHRQTGRIRILDYKTSEKATKPEAVHLLSASKDARDYARVFIAEKEKRWGDLQLPLYRLMLLGDFAGPIEFGYFNLPKAITETGLTIWEDFNDKLMKSSKGCAEGVIEDIQNGRFWPPAAKVQYDDFAALFPAAIEDCVEL, encoded by the coding sequence ATGACTTTAGAACGCCATTTCCTCAACTGGGATGCGCCGCTGACTCAAAAAGCGCGTTCATTTTTCCTTCCCTCCCAACCCAATGGCCCGGTAGATATGGGAAAAGACCTGATCATCGTGCCGACACGCCAGGCGGGACGTCGGCTGCGAGAAGCACTGGCGCACGGCTGCGCTGAGCACAACACAGTGCTGCTCCCCCCTCTTGTCGAGACCCCCGGTGATTTTCTGCGCAGAACCAAAGCACAACCAAACATTGCCAATAAGACAGAGGTATCGGCAATCTGGGCTCACCTCTTGATGAATGCCGACCTCAAGCATCTCTGCGGGCTCTTTCCGGCTCGGATACCCGAGCAGCGACTCTCCTGGGCGCTCCATACCGGCAGAATGATCCAGCGCCTTCGAGATGCGCTGGCAGACGGAGGCTATCGCATCGCAGATGTACACCGAGAATTCGATAGCGTGCTGGAGGAACCTCAACGATGGCAGGATTTGGCGGAACTGGAAACGGCCTATTTCGCGCGGCTCAGCCAAGTCGGGAAACGGGACCCCATCGAGCTCATGATCGAGCAAACATCCAAGCCAGAGCTACCGGCCAGAATCGAGCGCATCATCATCGCCGCCGTCCCCGATCCCACTCCCCTCTTGATCAGGGCCCTTGAAAATCTGGCGAAACGAATCTCCATTGTGATCCTGATTCATGCTCCCGAATCGCTGGCCGACTGGTTCGACCAATGGGGTCGGCCGATCCCGGAGAAGTGGCGCGATTCCCGAATCGTAATCCCGGACCCGCAAGCGAATATTATCCTGGCCGGATCGCCGCCATCCCAGAGCCAGAAAGCGCTTCACCTCATGGCCGCTGAGAAGGACCGTTTCGGTCCTGCCGATATCGCCATCGGCGTGCCTGATCCGAGCATCACTCCTCATCTCTGGGCCGAGTTGGAAGATAGAGGCTTGCTGCCATTCGATCCTGCCGGAAAGCCAGCCACGGAGCACCCGCTGTTCCACCTTCTCGATTCATTTCACACGCTGGCGACTGAAGGCAGCTACCAATCATTCAGCGCTTTCTTGCGGCACGCGGACGTTCTGGAAAGGATCGGCCTCTCGCCACACCTTTTGCTGGAAGAGTTGGATCGGTTTCAAAATGAGCACCTGCCGTCCGGGTGGAAAGACATCGCCGATCGCTTCTCTACTAAAACCTGTCCGCCGCAATTCGATAACTTGGAGAAGGCAGTAGCATTCACCCAAAGATTGATTGATGACTTTGAAAGGATCGGCCTCGATAGCGCCGTCCGGTCACTGCTGCAGATGGTCTATGAGATTCGAACCGTCGATCCTGCCAAGCCAGAAGACGGGGAATTTATCGAGGTGGCTAAACTCATTGACGCCACGCTGCGTGAATTTGAAAGCGAGACCGTCAGCATCCTCGGATTGGGGAAAAGGGAGACACTGGCGCTCCTCATCCAGAGACTGGGCGAACAGCGCTATTCCCTGATGCGTAAAGGGGCTGTGATCGACCTGGAGGGCTGGCTGGAGCTGCCCTGGAATGATGCCCCCTTCCTGATCGTCACCGGAATGAACGAGGAAATGGTCCCGGCAAGCCGTCTGGGCGATATCTTCCTGCCGGACTCTCTGCGAATTCAGCTCAATCTCCCCGACGATTCCATGCGTCTGGCAACCGATATCTATATCCTGCAAGAGCTCATCGAATCGCGAAAAGCCGCGGGCCGGGTCTCTCTTCTGGCCGGGAAAACCAGCAGTGCCGGAGATCCGTTGAAACCTTCCCGGCTGCTATTCTATTGTGATGATACCGAGTTGCCGCACCGCGCCGAACGTCTCTTCGGAGATGCTGAAGAGCGGCGTGATAACCACCCGCCGACAATCAGTTTTCGCCTCATGGTAGGGGCAGGTTCTAAACCTGCCCCTACGAAGATGTCCGTTACCCAGTTCAAGGATTACATGGCATGTCCCTTCCGCTTTTACATGAAACACATCCTCGGCATGGAGGCGCTGGATGATCAGAAAACAGAGCTGGACGCCATGGATTTCGGCTCGCTTGTACACCACGCCCTGAAGCAAATGGCCCAAAACCAGCGCATGCGCCGCTGCGAAAATGCTTCCGAGCTGGCTGGTTTTCTATCCACCGAAGCGGAGAAGTGGGCCGAAGAACGCTTCGGTAAATCGCCGCCACTCCAAATCGAAATTCAACTTCTGGCCGCCATCCAGCGCCTTTCGGCGGCGGCGCGTGTGCAGGCAGAACTGGTTGGCGAAGGTTGGGAAATCCATAAATCTGAGTGGCGCGTCGAGACCTCGCTGAAGGGAATGCAAGTCAGTGGCCGAATCGACCGAGTCGATCGCCATCGACAAACAGGCCGAATTCGGATTCTCGACTATAAGACCTCAGAGAAGGCCACTAAGCCAGAAGCTGTGCATCTCCTTTCGGCATCAAAGGATGCGCGGGACTACGCCCGGGTATTCATTGCCGAAAAGGAAAAGCGCTGGGGGGATCTGCAATTGCCACTCTATCGGCTGATGCTTCTGGGTGATTTCGCCGGGCCAATCGAGTTCGGATATTTCAATCTGCCCAAGGCGATCACGGAAACCGGCCTGACGATCTGGGAAGATTTCAATGACAAGCTGATGAAGTCCTCCAAAGGCTGCGCCGAAGGCGTGATCGAAGATATTCAAAACGGCCGCTTCTGGCCTCCAGCGGCCAAAGTCCAGTACGATGATTTTGCGGCTCTGTTCCCGGCGGCGATCGAGGATTGCGTCGAATTGTAA